Proteins encoded together in one Alteribacter keqinensis window:
- a CDS encoding PTS transporter subunit EIIC, whose translation MNFASLQKFGKSLMVPVALLPAAGILLGIGAAMNGPLADYLTFLQADSMQSVSNGMTTIGLSIFQNLPIIFAVGVAIGLTGGSGIAALAALLGYIIMNTTISLAMNITPQMAEESGEYGMTLGIASLETGVLGGIIVGLLAVWVYNRFKRFQPPEVLGFFAGDRSVGIVMVFMSIILAFLVMLVWPPIQTGINAVANIIATDATNPAYIGLYGFLERVLIPTGLHHIWYAPFLWTQLGGTAQVAGQMVSGDQYIFLAQIAAGEEVTAGRFMAGKYPIVMFGLLGAAYAMYRQADKKNRPVVKGMLIAAAGTAFLTGITEPIEFTFLFVAPLLFVIHAVITGFSFAVAYILNVQLGWAGGSGLIDYILVNALPGTPNWWMNLVMGAAFFVLYYFIFSFAIKKWNLATPGRAGQEAKLYTRKDYNEKKEAGSKPAAKKDQYRETAKEILTALGGKENLEHVDACFTRLRVTVIDPEQIDEAQLKALGAAGVMKYNKNIQAVFGGKSDLYKNEINDILERSA comes from the coding sequence ATGAATTTTGCAAGCTTGCAGAAGTTTGGAAAGTCCTTAATGGTTCCCGTAGCCTTACTGCCGGCTGCAGGAATTTTACTTGGAATCGGAGCAGCGATGAACGGTCCTCTTGCTGATTATTTAACATTTTTGCAAGCGGATTCAATGCAGTCTGTAAGTAATGGAATGACGACAATTGGACTGAGTATCTTTCAAAATCTGCCGATTATATTTGCAGTGGGAGTGGCTATCGGTCTGACCGGGGGATCTGGTATAGCGGCGCTTGCAGCATTGCTCGGTTATATTATTATGAATACAACGATTTCACTGGCAATGAACATCACACCGCAAATGGCAGAAGAGAGCGGTGAATACGGGATGACTCTCGGCATTGCTTCCCTTGAGACAGGTGTGCTGGGTGGTATCATTGTCGGGTTACTGGCCGTATGGGTTTATAACCGCTTTAAACGTTTTCAGCCTCCTGAAGTGCTCGGTTTCTTTGCAGGTGACCGGTCTGTTGGGATTGTAATGGTGTTTATGTCCATTATTTTGGCGTTCCTGGTTATGCTTGTCTGGCCTCCGATTCAAACGGGGATTAATGCAGTGGCGAATATAATCGCAACAGATGCCACAAACCCTGCTTATATAGGACTTTACGGCTTCCTCGAGAGAGTCCTTATTCCAACAGGATTACATCACATTTGGTACGCACCTTTTTTGTGGACGCAGCTTGGGGGAACAGCTCAAGTTGCCGGACAGATGGTTTCTGGTGACCAGTATATTTTCCTTGCTCAAATTGCAGCAGGAGAAGAAGTAACGGCTGGACGCTTCATGGCTGGTAAGTACCCGATTGTTATGTTTGGCCTGCTTGGGGCAGCATATGCAATGTATCGTCAGGCGGATAAGAAAAACCGTCCGGTTGTAAAAGGTATGCTGATTGCAGCTGCAGGTACTGCTTTTCTTACAGGAATAACCGAACCGATCGAATTTACGTTTTTATTTGTAGCACCTCTGTTGTTTGTTATACATGCTGTCATAACCGGGTTCAGCTTTGCTGTTGCCTATATATTGAATGTTCAGCTTGGCTGGGCTGGAGGCTCGGGGTTAATCGATTATATTTTAGTTAACGCACTTCCTGGTACACCGAACTGGTGGATGAACCTTGTGATGGGGGCAGCTTTCTTTGTTCTTTACTATTTTATTTTCTCCTTTGCCATTAAAAAGTGGAATCTCGCAACACCGGGAAGGGCCGGTCAGGAAGCGAAGTTGTATACGAGGAAAGATTACAATGAAAAAAAAGAAGCAGGAAGTAAGCCTGCAGCAAAGAAAGACCAGTACCGTGAAACAGCTAAGGAAATTCTCACTGCTCTTGGAGGAAAAGAGAATCTCGAGCATGTGGATGCCTGTTTTACACGCTTACGGGTCACTGTAATCGATCCGGAGCAGATTGATGAGGCACAGCTTAAAGCATTGGGGGCTGCGGGTGTTATGAAATATAACAAAAACATACAGGCAGTCTTTGGTGGAAAATCAGACTTATATAAAAATGAAATCAATGACATCTTGGAAAGAAGCGCATAG
- a CDS encoding EcsC family protein — protein sequence MSYIDQVTREMDRFERKIYRKPSMPQALARKWQGKVNNKIPEKIHQTVSESIRHMIRATLTGSSYLSDQKLVTSASLKEREAILEERKTMYKRTAAVEGAGTGAGGILLGLADFPLLLSIKMKFLFDAAKIYGYDVNDYGERLYLLHVFLLAFSKEKSRIQCYERLLNWEEEAEKLQVGGKSYQALDWKTFQLEYRDFIDLPKTLQLIPGFGAIAGAWANYHFLDLLADNAQHAYRKRWLLNGKLQ from the coding sequence ATGTCCTACATTGATCAGGTTACCCGCGAGATGGACCGGTTTGAGAGAAAAATCTACCGCAAGCCTTCCATGCCGCAAGCGCTGGCCAGAAAATGGCAGGGGAAAGTGAATAATAAAATCCCGGAAAAAATTCACCAGACTGTTTCAGAGAGTATCAGACATATGATCCGGGCCACCCTGACTGGTTCTTCTTATCTTTCTGATCAGAAGCTCGTAACATCGGCCAGTTTGAAAGAGCGTGAGGCTATTCTTGAAGAACGGAAAACAATGTATAAAAGAACAGCTGCAGTTGAGGGAGCCGGAACAGGGGCAGGGGGGATTCTGCTTGGCTTAGCCGATTTTCCACTTTTGTTAAGTATTAAGATGAAATTTTTATTTGATGCAGCAAAAATTTACGGTTACGACGTAAACGACTATGGAGAACGGCTTTATCTGCTTCATGTTTTTTTGCTGGCGTTTTCAAAAGAGAAATCGCGAATACAATGCTATGAACGGCTTTTGAACTGGGAAGAAGAAGCGGAGAAACTCCAGGTGGGAGGGAAATCATATCAGGCTCTTGACTGGAAGACGTTTCAGCTTGAATACAGAGATTTTATTGACCTGCCAAAAACGCTTCAGCTCATCCCGGGATTCGGAGCCATTGCAGGTGCCTGGGCAAACTATCATTTTCTGGACCTGCTCGCTGATAACGCACAGCATGCATACAGGAAAAGATGGCTGTTAAATGGAAAGCTCCAATAA
- a CDS encoding DUF3267 domain-containing protein, whose translation MNCWKTVSITQDIGRFRLWILSGMMMLFYFLLYFLVFKTFITEVPLVDYGAPVLILCLGAVIPLHMVLHCIPVWMLGKKAIMGIRMNEWPFLYFAVKQPLPKRVSILAICSPAVFITAGAIMVSILFPHLLHYAALMSAFNIGICMHDFLYFKHIRKAPRHSFVEEYNDGFHILCENPALTDKKAS comes from the coding sequence ATGAATTGCTGGAAAACAGTATCGATCACGCAGGACATTGGCCGTTTCAGACTATGGATCTTATCAGGTATGATGATGCTTTTTTATTTCCTGCTGTATTTTCTTGTTTTTAAAACGTTTATTACTGAAGTGCCTTTAGTGGACTACGGTGCCCCGGTTCTTATTCTTTGTCTGGGAGCCGTGATTCCCCTTCACATGGTTCTTCACTGCATTCCTGTTTGGATGCTTGGGAAAAAAGCCATTATGGGAATCAGAATGAACGAATGGCCTTTTTTATACTTCGCTGTTAAACAGCCACTGCCTAAGCGGGTATCGATTTTAGCAATCTGCTCCCCGGCGGTTTTTATTACAGCCGGTGCGATTATGGTATCCATTCTTTTTCCGCACCTGCTTCATTACGCAGCACTTATGTCTGCGTTTAATATCGGGATATGTATGCACGACTTTCTGTATTTCAAACACATCCGGAAAGCACCGCGTCATTCATTTGTAGAAGAATACAATGATGGCTTTCACATCCTTTGTGAGAACCCTGCACTGACAGACAAAAAAGCCTCGTAA
- a CDS encoding YjcZ family sporulation protein: MSHKGHGQGFALIVVLFILLVIVGASWY; the protein is encoded by the coding sequence ATGAGTCATAAAGGACATGGTCAGGGATTTGCGTTAATCGTCGTACTTTTCATCCTGCTCGTTATCGTCGGAGCATCCTGGTATTAA
- a CDS encoding YpmS family protein, translated as MKWNQNKWKTAFFSLLTIVTLITVFIMFMLLRLFGPIDDPEWTQVERGDWESQYPSFVLEADKGNLNRLIQQELDKEDPGREYDIYLEDEVHFRASFSVFGSQVPVEMNLAPEVTDDGNIILQETSFRIGSISLPSAQVFRMMDSMADLPDFVYINPNESMIYIQLQEGVSEDVLVEVEEFNLEDDRIRFTIFLTGEGEPEEGME; from the coding sequence GTGAAATGGAATCAGAACAAATGGAAAACAGCCTTTTTCTCTTTGCTTACTATTGTAACATTAATCACGGTTTTCATCATGTTTATGTTGTTACGACTGTTTGGGCCCATTGACGACCCTGAGTGGACTCAAGTGGAGAGAGGGGACTGGGAGTCGCAATATCCATCCTTTGTACTTGAGGCCGATAAAGGTAACCTGAACCGGCTGATTCAACAGGAATTGGATAAAGAAGACCCTGGCCGTGAATACGACATTTACCTGGAAGATGAGGTTCACTTCCGTGCCTCATTCAGTGTTTTCGGCAGCCAGGTCCCTGTTGAGATGAATTTAGCACCGGAAGTAACCGATGATGGAAACATCATACTCCAGGAGACGTCATTTCGAATCGGCTCTATATCACTTCCTTCTGCTCAGGTCTTCAGGATGATGGACTCTATGGCTGACCTTCCCGATTTTGTCTATATAAACCCTAATGAATCGATGATTTATATTCAGCTTCAGGAAGGGGTATCGGAGGATGTTCTTGTGGAAGTAGAGGAATTCAATCTTGAAGACGACAGGATCCGTTTTACGATCTTTTTAACCGGAGAAGGAGAACCGGAAGAGGGGATGGAATAA
- a CDS encoding YjcZ family sporulation protein has translation MSHSYDNGFALLVVLFILLVIIGAVWAY, from the coding sequence ATGTCACATTCTTACGATAATGGATTTGCATTGCTAGTCGTATTGTTTATTTTGCTGGTTATCATTGGGGCGGTCTGGGCTTACTAG
- a CDS encoding MFS transporter, whose protein sequence is MTLSKTKQKLALFLLLFLIFTSMHMQFPVLTPFAVSLGATSFMIGLMLGATSFVNLGGNLIAGIFIDRAGPRRFIIIPLLLLAVSLALHFFVADVTHLFILRMINGFLLAFLTPACMTLLSSFADNRREQSKNMAVNTLMVTVAMAVAPFIGGKIGEWFGASWTFVAISFVMIAAYFLAGRTIQSNLIIRSYRKEPSYQSLIQLRLFPVYITAFGIMYAQGTLMFELPFLSVETDFSKGDVGILVSMVGAGTLISLALFFIHWISPYVRIFLGLAMMCISFGWILFYTSHIPVAGPLLLFGAGTGIVFPAMMTMLTERIPEEARGRGFALLSAIFSLGTITSPFVAGMVRDFISPYFIAWIVLMIVVMVMGLLEQNGEEGTAPAPVAESLFR, encoded by the coding sequence ATGACTTTATCGAAAACGAAACAGAAGCTGGCACTCTTTTTGCTCCTTTTTTTAATTTTTACAAGTATGCATATGCAGTTTCCGGTTTTAACCCCGTTCGCCGTCAGCCTGGGGGCTACGAGTTTCATGATCGGTCTTATGCTTGGTGCTACTTCTTTTGTTAATTTGGGAGGCAATCTGATTGCCGGTATTTTTATAGACAGAGCGGGACCAAGGAGGTTCATCATTATACCTTTACTGCTCCTGGCAGTATCTTTAGCTCTTCATTTTTTTGTGGCTGATGTAACGCATTTGTTTATTCTCCGGATGATAAACGGTTTTCTTCTCGCTTTTCTTACCCCTGCATGTATGACACTTTTATCGTCATTTGCTGACAATAGAAGAGAGCAGAGTAAAAACATGGCCGTCAACACGCTTATGGTGACTGTTGCCATGGCGGTTGCACCTTTCATAGGGGGAAAAATCGGTGAATGGTTCGGGGCATCGTGGACATTCGTGGCGATTTCATTTGTGATGATTGCGGCTTACTTCCTTGCTGGGAGGACAATACAGTCCAATCTGATTATCAGGTCGTATAGGAAGGAGCCCAGCTACCAGTCACTGATTCAATTAAGGCTGTTTCCGGTTTATATAACAGCCTTTGGCATCATGTATGCACAAGGAACACTTATGTTTGAGCTGCCTTTTTTGTCAGTGGAAACGGATTTTTCAAAAGGGGATGTAGGAATTCTTGTAAGTATGGTCGGGGCCGGGACCCTTATTTCTCTCGCTTTGTTTTTTATTCACTGGATTAGTCCCTATGTACGCATATTTCTTGGTCTGGCCATGATGTGCATAAGTTTCGGCTGGATTTTATTTTATACGAGTCACATCCCGGTTGCGGGGCCCCTCCTTCTGTTCGGTGCGGGTACAGGCATTGTCTTTCCGGCTATGATGACAATGTTAACCGAAAGGATCCCGGAAGAAGCAAGGGGGAGAGGGTTTGCATTACTTTCAGCTATTTTTTCCCTGGGTACAATTACAAGCCCTTTCGTTGCGGGAATGGTCAGGGATTTTATCTCTCCTTATTTTATTGCATGGATTGTGCTCATGATTGTAGTTATGGTTATGGGACTATTAGAACAGAATGGAGAAGAAGGGACTGCTCCTGCACCTGTGGCGGAATCTCTTTTCAGGTAA
- a CDS encoding HTH-type transcriptional regulator Hpr: MDTEVSQSIKQSIMFSHKVAQLSKALWKSIEKDWQAWIKPYELNINEHHILLISYQLEGASISDIAKFGVMHVSTAFNFSKKLEERGLLTFSKRQNDKRNTYVFLTDDGEELLLKTLENYNPESYGVYSGSLPIKELYGKFPEFSEITSIVKHIYGPDFMAIFEKSLSKIESDFTEVDGKLAPVEKNGEAAVKHQSTST, from the coding sequence ATGGATACTGAAGTATCACAATCCATTAAACAGTCCATCATGTTCAGTCATAAAGTGGCTCAATTAAGCAAAGCACTTTGGAAGTCGATTGAAAAGGACTGGCAGGCATGGATTAAACCTTATGAATTGAATATTAATGAGCACCACATCCTGTTAATTTCATACCAACTGGAAGGCGCCTCCATATCGGACATTGCAAAATTCGGTGTGATGCATGTATCTACAGCCTTTAACTTTTCCAAGAAGTTGGAAGAAAGAGGACTACTTACATTTTCAAAGCGCCAGAATGACAAAAGAAACACGTATGTCTTCCTGACAGATGATGGAGAAGAGCTTCTCCTCAAAACACTGGAAAACTACAATCCCGAAAGCTACGGGGTATACAGCGGATCTCTGCCAATTAAAGAGTTATACGGAAAATTCCCGGAATTTTCTGAGATTACAAGCATCGTTAAGCATATTTACGGTCCCGATTTTATGGCGATCTTTGAGAAATCACTTTCAAAAATCGAAAGTGACTTTACTGAAGTTGATGGTAAACTCGCTCCTGTAGAAAAAAACGGTGAAGCTGCTGTTAAACATCAGAGTACATCCACATAA
- a CDS encoding HIT family protein, which produces MPHTVDDCIFCKIIRGEIPAAKVYEDENAVAFFDISQVTKGHTLVIPKNHVENIFEMEAETSSTLFATVPKIANALKAEFEPAGLNILNNNGKQAGQSVFHYHLHLIPRYGKGDGFGAVWKEHGSEYSQEKLADMAGKVKQRVDLS; this is translated from the coding sequence ATGCCTCACACAGTTGACGATTGTATCTTCTGTAAGATTATCCGGGGAGAGATTCCTGCAGCAAAAGTGTACGAGGATGAGAATGCAGTTGCTTTTTTTGATATCAGTCAGGTTACAAAAGGGCACACACTTGTCATTCCCAAAAATCATGTAGAAAACATTTTTGAAATGGAAGCAGAAACGTCAAGCACCCTGTTTGCAACAGTCCCTAAAATTGCTAATGCACTTAAAGCGGAATTTGAGCCTGCCGGACTGAACATTCTTAATAACAATGGAAAACAGGCGGGACAGTCTGTCTTCCATTACCACCTTCACTTAATTCCCCGCTACGGAAAAGGAGACGGGTTTGGTGCTGTGTGGAAAGAACACGGAAGTGAATACTCCCAGGAGAAGCTTGCCGATATGGCAGGGAAAGTGAAACAGCGCGTAGATCTTTCCTGA
- the serC gene encoding 3-phosphoserine/phosphohydroxythreonine transaminase, producing the protein MYNFNPGPAALPAEVKRRAKEEGFSPDLAVMEMSHRSKEYEDIHFGTKEKIKKLLSVPDSYDILFLQGGASLQFAMLPMNFLTPGKKAGYVLTGAWSEKALEEASRCGDTYVYASSADNQYRSIPQIHTWEPEDNTAYLHLTSNNTIYGTQWYSLPEHHHDFPVCVDASSDIFSRPVNWSKVDLMYAGAQKNAGPSGVTVVIVKKAWLEEAETGIPKILQYSTHQKKDSLYHTPPTFSIFTMGLMMDWLEKQGGVEKIYETNAQKASSLYKMMDESDHFYQPHADTLSRSTMNITFRLPSVELEQEFLSHAQKEGFIGLKGHRSIGGCRISLYNAVTLQSANALHDFMISFRQNHSC; encoded by the coding sequence ATGTATAATTTTAACCCGGGGCCTGCTGCCCTGCCTGCAGAAGTCAAAAGAAGAGCAAAGGAAGAAGGCTTCTCACCTGATTTGGCTGTCATGGAAATGAGCCACCGGTCCAAAGAATATGAGGATATTCATTTCGGAACAAAAGAAAAGATAAAGAAACTGCTCTCCGTGCCGGACAGTTATGATATTTTATTCCTTCAGGGTGGTGCAAGTCTTCAGTTCGCCATGCTTCCTATGAACTTTTTAACACCTGGTAAAAAAGCAGGATATGTTCTCACAGGAGCCTGGTCCGAGAAAGCATTGGAGGAAGCCAGCAGATGCGGAGATACATACGTTTATGCGAGCAGCGCTGATAATCAGTACCGGTCCATTCCCCAAATACATACGTGGGAGCCTGAAGACAACACCGCATACCTTCACCTTACATCAAACAACACCATCTACGGCACACAGTGGTACAGCCTACCTGAGCACCACCATGATTTTCCTGTATGCGTTGATGCGTCCAGCGATATATTCAGCCGGCCCGTTAACTGGTCAAAAGTTGACCTCATGTATGCGGGAGCACAGAAAAACGCAGGTCCTTCAGGCGTAACCGTTGTTATCGTCAAAAAAGCCTGGCTTGAGGAAGCCGAAACCGGTATTCCAAAAATTCTTCAATACTCGACCCATCAGAAAAAAGACTCTCTTTATCATACTCCCCCCACCTTCTCCATTTTTACTATGGGGTTAATGATGGACTGGCTCGAAAAGCAGGGAGGCGTGGAAAAGATCTATGAAACGAACGCGCAAAAAGCAAGTTCCCTATACAAAATGATGGATGAATCGGATCATTTCTATCAGCCTCACGCTGATACACTGAGCCGATCCACAATGAATATCACGTTCAGGCTGCCATCTGTTGAATTGGAGCAGGAGTTTTTATCCCACGCACAAAAAGAAGGATTTATTGGGCTTAAAGGACACCGTTCGATTGGCGGATGCAGAATTTCTCTTTACAACGCTGTTACACTTCAATCCGCCAACGCATTGCATGACTTCATGATCAGCTTTCGTCAAAACCATTCCTGTTAA
- a CDS encoding peptidylprolyl isomerase, whose translation MKKKWVLFASSMVLVLGACTNDDAGDGEENSHNGNESNVEAKESDEQIVVETSAGNVTEQELVDKLKDMYGDQVLQEIVLTTIMNNKAEELGVTDEEVNEEIDSIKELMGVESDEEFYNAMEMQGVSGEEELRERVQHHIVLQKLAGDEGEPDEDALRHEYERGEEVKARHILVEDQETADALYDRLMDDEDFAELAKTYSEDPGSREDGGNLGFFRRGTMTPPFEEAAFSLDTDEISEPVSSDFGFHIIQVTDRNEFEDDFEEVEDQLRNTLNQRMMQRMGQLQQEVIDEVEINVIDSRFEGLFDQ comes from the coding sequence TTGAAGAAGAAGTGGGTTTTGTTTGCCTCGTCAATGGTACTTGTTTTAGGTGCATGTACTAATGACGATGCAGGCGACGGGGAAGAAAACAGCCATAATGGCAATGAGTCCAATGTTGAAGCTAAGGAGAGCGATGAACAAATCGTGGTTGAAACAAGTGCCGGTAATGTGACTGAGCAGGAACTCGTAGATAAATTAAAAGACATGTATGGAGATCAGGTTCTTCAGGAAATTGTACTCACAACAATTATGAACAACAAAGCCGAGGAATTAGGCGTTACAGATGAAGAAGTAAATGAAGAGATTGACTCCATTAAGGAACTGATGGGCGTCGAATCAGACGAAGAATTCTACAATGCAATGGAGATGCAAGGTGTTTCTGGTGAAGAGGAACTCCGTGAACGGGTCCAGCACCACATTGTCCTGCAAAAGCTTGCAGGTGATGAAGGAGAACCGGATGAGGACGCACTTCGCCATGAGTATGAGCGTGGTGAGGAAGTAAAAGCCCGTCATATCCTTGTAGAAGACCAGGAAACTGCTGACGCGCTTTACGATCGCCTTATGGATGATGAAGACTTTGCAGAACTTGCAAAGACGTATTCAGAGGATCCAGGTTCCCGTGAAGATGGTGGTAACCTTGGTTTCTTCCGCCGTGGAACAATGACTCCTCCTTTCGAGGAAGCAGCTTTCAGTCTGGATACAGACGAAATCAGTGAGCCTGTCAGCTCTGATTTTGGCTTTCATATTATTCAAGTAACCGATCGCAATGAATTTGAAGATGACTTTGAAGAAGTTGAAGATCAGCTCAGAAATACCCTTAACCAGCGTATGATGCAGAGAATGGGTCAACTGCAGCAGGAAGTGATTGACGAAGTTGAAATTAATGTTATTGACAGCCGATTCGAAGGGTTGTTTGACCAGTAA
- a CDS encoding ABC transporter permease, with product MNNVQELWSSRRAEYWGMAIKYLRLIGNSGFLFTIYLLFIFGSYYYGEFLMWLPEDFPVVWVFILLFTWLVTRGRVRTFVRDADLVYLPPLESRMKPYFRSSILYSWMMETFWLALPMLILAPLFFHRLSDSGTLLLTLLLLLSGLKLWNLAAGFEEQRFQESGKVIIHTLLRTVINFSAVVALFSFQPVWIVAGLAGILIVLYVLYFNKVNKTHAVKWDRLAEIEDRTVMTFYRVANSFTDVPQLKKTIRPRAYLNALFGGIKYNQKNTYLYMYSRSFVRSNDYFGIFVRLTLLGSLFLSIVTLSWGIWLIGVLFIYMTGIQLKTLKAHFKTNQMIDLYPAAIKNKSRAHVTLMNILLAFQVIVFFGVTMAAHGPKEAVPVLIATGVLAFLYPNVLLKKQQDAVQ from the coding sequence ATGAATAATGTACAGGAGCTGTGGAGCAGCCGGCGTGCAGAATATTGGGGAATGGCAATAAAATACTTAAGGCTCATAGGTAACAGTGGATTTTTGTTTACGATTTACCTCCTGTTTATTTTCGGAAGCTATTATTACGGAGAATTCCTTATGTGGCTGCCTGAGGACTTTCCTGTTGTATGGGTATTTATTCTGTTATTCACATGGCTTGTAACGAGAGGACGGGTCCGAACATTTGTAAGAGATGCTGACCTTGTCTACCTGCCGCCGCTGGAAAGCAGAATGAAGCCTTATTTCAGGTCTTCCATTCTTTACAGCTGGATGATGGAAACCTTCTGGCTTGCTTTGCCTATGCTGATTCTTGCGCCTCTCTTCTTTCACCGGCTTTCAGATTCGGGGACCCTCCTGCTTACGCTTCTCCTTTTGCTGAGCGGACTCAAACTCTGGAACCTGGCCGCAGGATTTGAAGAACAAAGATTTCAGGAATCCGGAAAGGTGATCATTCATACACTGTTGCGGACGGTGATTAATTTCAGCGCTGTTGTGGCTTTATTTTCTTTCCAGCCTGTATGGATTGTGGCTGGACTTGCCGGAATCCTGATCGTCCTGTATGTTCTTTACTTTAATAAAGTGAATAAGACTCACGCTGTCAAATGGGACCGTCTTGCAGAAATTGAGGACCGGACTGTGATGACATTCTACAGAGTTGCAAACTCCTTTACAGATGTCCCGCAGCTTAAGAAGACGATTCGTCCCCGTGCTTATCTTAATGCTCTTTTTGGGGGTATTAAATATAATCAAAAGAATACGTATCTTTATATGTACAGCAGATCGTTTGTGCGCTCGAATGACTACTTCGGCATTTTTGTCAGGCTAACGCTCCTCGGCAGCCTGTTCCTGTCCATTGTGACACTGTCGTGGGGAATCTGGCTGATAGGCGTCCTATTTATTTATATGACGGGGATTCAGCTCAAAACCTTAAAAGCGCACTTTAAAACAAACCAGATGATCGATCTCTATCCTGCAGCCATTAAGAATAAGAGCCGGGCACATGTTACGCTGATGAATATTCTACTCGCTTTTCAGGTTATTGTATTCTTCGGTGTAACAATGGCTGCCCACGGCCCTAAAGAAGCGGTTCCTGTACTTATTGCAACGGGAGTACTGGCATTTCTGTATCCAAACGTTCTGTTGAAAAAGCAGCAGGATGCGGTGCAGTAG
- a CDS encoding ABC transporter ATP-binding protein, whose protein sequence is MEKVMEVSGLTGGYQKSKPVLHDINFNIRPHEIVGLIGLNGAGKSTTIKHILGLMEPHKGEVRIQGKTMAENMEEYRSRMAYIPETPLLYEELTLWEHLELTAMAYGIEEKAFKERADRLLKEFRMEKMIRWFPSHFSKGMRQKVMIMCAFLVNPKLYVADEPFVGLDPLGIKSFLDHMTDMKEKGCGILMSTHILATAEKYCDRFILLHEGRIVVKGTMEELREQLNLPGADLDDIYVAVTEEGRHE, encoded by the coding sequence ATGGAAAAAGTGATGGAAGTTTCAGGGCTTACAGGGGGATATCAAAAAAGTAAGCCGGTTTTACATGATATAAATTTCAACATACGTCCCCATGAAATTGTGGGGCTTATCGGGTTGAACGGAGCAGGCAAGAGTACGACAATCAAACACATTCTGGGGTTGATGGAACCCCATAAAGGAGAAGTTCGGATTCAGGGTAAGACAATGGCAGAGAACATGGAAGAATACCGAAGCCGGATGGCATACATACCCGAGACTCCTCTTCTTTATGAAGAACTGACATTATGGGAGCATCTTGAGCTGACAGCCATGGCTTACGGGATTGAAGAGAAGGCGTTCAAGGAAAGAGCGGACAGGCTGTTAAAAGAATTCCGGATGGAGAAAATGATCCGCTGGTTCCCCAGTCATTTTTCCAAAGGAATGCGCCAAAAGGTCATGATCATGTGTGCTTTTCTGGTAAACCCGAAACTGTACGTAGCTGACGAACCGTTTGTAGGGCTTGATCCTTTAGGGATCAAATCCTTTTTGGACCATATGACGGACATGAAGGAGAAAGGGTGCGGCATTTTAATGAGCACTCATATTCTTGCTACTGCCGAAAAATACTGTGACCGCTTTATCTTGCTTCACGAGGGGCGGATCGTAGTGAAAGGGACGATGGAAGAGCTGAGAGAGCAGCTGAACCTTCCCGGAGCCGATCTTGATGATATCTATGTTGCTGTGACCGAGGAAGGCCGCCATGAATAA